The genome window ATACTGAAAGTAACTGAAAAACGCGAAAGGATCCCTTCTATCAGGGCCAGCCACATCTTAATCAGCTTCAGAAGCGACAGCGGAAAAGTTGATACGGCTGCCGCACTGGCAAAGATTCAGGATATTAAAAACCAGCTCTTAAAGGGAGCCGACTTTGCTGAACTGGCCAAAAAATACTCACAGGATCCAGGCTCCAAAGAAAACGGCGGCGATCTGGGCTTTTTTGAAAGAAGAATGACCGTTAAGCAGTTTGACGAGGCCGCCTTCAATCTTAAGAAGGGACAGGTCTCAGACATCATTAAAACCGATTACGGCTTCCATCTCATTAAGCTTACAGATATAAACCCTTATCCTCCTTTTGAACAGGAGAGGGAAAACCTTAAGAAGCTTTACCAGAAAACCCGTTACGATTTTGATTATGCTAACTTTATAAAGAAACTTAAAGATGACTTCAGCTTCCGCGTAAACAGGAATGCAGTTGACTATATCGCCAAGAACAACGATACAATAAAAGTCGGCTCGCAGTACTGGGAGAGCAAATGGAGAAACGGAATTAAAGATTCTGTGCTCTATTCTTTCAGGGGAACAACTGTTCCGGTTGACTCATTCTTTAAGGACATTGAACAGAATCCTGACTACGTTAACAAAAAGATCGACCAGAACCTCTTAAATACGGCAATCAGCAAATCTGCCGAAAGCAGCCTCTTAAATGCTGCCGCACTGGAACTGGACAAGAAAGATGCACAGTTTGCCTCACTGATGGACGATTACAGAAACGGCATCTATATCTTTAAGCTTCAGGATGACGAGATTTGGAGCAAAATCCAGATCGACAGCACAAAACTTGCAAACTACTACGAGCTTCACAAATCAGAATACAAATGGCCCGACAGGGTAAGCTTCCAGGAAATTTATTCTGCAAGTGATTCGCTGATTAACAGCTATTATAAGCTCCTTCAGAATGGAGTAAGCTTCGACAGCCTGGCTGCAAAGAAGAGTGAAAAACCGGGAAACAGCAAACCTGTGCTGGTTGACCCTTCTACAAGCCAGACGGCTAAAGAGGCTGAAAAACTCGGAACCCCCGGCACATACAGCAAACCGATAAAAATGGGTACCGGATATGTTATCGTGAAACTGGTTTCAAAAGAGCCCGCACGCCTGAAGACTTTTGAAGAAGCTAAGGCCGAGGTTTCTGCTCAGTACCAGGACCTTGAAAGCAAACGACTTGAATCCGAGTACATTTCGAACCTGAAGAACAGATATAAACCTGTTGTTTACAACGAAGAACTTGAAAAAGCTTTTAAATCAAATTAATCTGAAATCTGCCTTTGTTCTTTCAGCCGCAGTCGCCCTTAGCGCCTGCGGCAAAGAACAGCCCCGAAAGGACTTTGTTGCCCGGGTGGAAAATTCATACCTGACTTCAAAGGACCTGGCTGCCGACCTGGATACTGCGGGACTTGAGCCCAGCCGCAAGAATGAATATGTCAGAAACTGGATTGAAACCGAGCTTCTTTACAAAGAAGCTTCTTCTGAGGATATCCTGGAGGATAAGGAATTCCTTAAGACACTCGAAAAGGCAAAAAGGGAACTTGCCAGGGCTTTTCTCATTAATAAGATATTAGACGAAAACGAAATTGAACTTAAGGACAAGGAGCTGGAAGAGTTCTATAACTCCCACAGGGATGAATTCAGGCTCTTCCAGGATACGTATTACTATAATCTTATTAAATTTAAGGACGAGGATAAGGCGGTTTTCTTCAGGACGGCCCTAATGGAAGGCGACTGGATGAAGGCCTCAAACGCCATCAGGGGCAACCGTTCCCTAATCTCTGAAAATACCGGCATACTTAAGAGTGACTACCAGATTCAGCCCAATAGCCTCCTGCTCAGCCTGCAGGGCTTAATGCCTGGTGAAACAAGTATTGTCTTAAATACGGAACCTTCTGTGTTCACGGTGGTACAACTTAAAAGAAAGTATTCCACAGGGGAAATACCCGACTACGACGTGGTTAAAAGCCAGGTCAGGGAAAGGCTTCTTTTAAGACGGAAACAAAAAATGCTTAGTGAGCATATTAAAGGTTTATATTCAAAGTATAAAGTTGAAATCAAATAAAGGAAATAGATGAAAAAGTTTGTGCTTTTTGTTATACTAATAATTAGTTCTTCCCTCTACGCACAGGAGGTTCTGGATAAAGTTGTTGCCGTAGTGGATAATGAAATAATTATGAAAAGCGAGCTCGACTTCCAGACCGCCCAGTTCGCAGCCCAGCGTAACCTGAACCCTGATGACCAGAACCTGAAAAAACAGGTGCTGAATTCTATTATTAATGATAAGCTGCTTTATGCACAGGCACAGCTGGATTCGGTTATCGTAAACGACGATGAAGTCAACAGGCGCGTCGACTACCAGCTCGAACAGTTCATGCAGCAGTTCGGATCGAAGGAGAAGGTTGAGCAGGCATACGGCATGAGCACTGAAAAGATTAAAAGGGTTCTCAGGGAAAATACACGCAAAGGACTAATGTCGCAGATGCTGATACAGAAAAAATTCGGGCAGGTGGAGTCCTCAAGGCGCGAAGTTGAAGATTTCTTCAGCCAGTACAAGGATTCACTGGGTCTTATTCCTGAAAAGTACACCATAGCACACATTTTCAGGACTCCCAGGGCAAGCGATAAGGTTAAGGAATCCTCGCTTAAGTTAGCACAGGCAATACTCGATTCCATTAAAGCCGGGGCTGACTTTGCAACAATGGCAAAACGGTATTCCGAAGACCCGGGAACAGCACAGCAGGGAGGCGACCTCGGTTTCTCAAAAAGAGGACGACTGGTTCCGGAATTTGAATCAGCAGCCTTTGCACTGGAAAACGGACAGCTTTCAGATATAGTTGAATCTCCATTCGGCTTCCATATCATTCAGCTGATTGAAAAAAGAGGGGAAACGGTCCATGCAAGACACATTCTCATCAAGATCAAAAGCGATCAGGAGGCAGACCTTAAGACTATTGAATTCTTAAGCGACTTGAGAGACAGCGTTATAAGAGGTCTCGGCAAATTTGAAGATTACGCAAGAAAATACAGCGAAGACAAGGAATCCTCAAAGCTCGGCGGACTTTTGGGCAGCTTCGACGTCGGACAGCTGGATAAAAGCCTCACAGATGTAGTCGGCAAAATGAAACAGGGCGAAATCAGCTATCCCAAGAGGATGGAAATGGGCAACGCGATCTACGGATATCATATTGTATATGTCATAAAAAAGACCCCGCAGCATAGACCTGATATTAACCAGGATTATGCCGAGATCAAACAGATTGCCGACTATACAAAGCAGGAGAAAATGAAGGCAAAATGGATTGACGAGCTTAAAGAAAAAATTTACTGGGAAGTAAGACTCTAAGACGTAAGGCTCTGAAAGGGTAAGTAACTGAAGAAATTGCGGTATCATAAATAAAAGGAATATAGAATTTGAAATCTGAAGTTCAGTCTTCTGAGGATATTCAGCTTGTCGAACAGCTGAACGAAGCTGTAGGCAAAGTAAAAAGGGAAATCGGCAAGGTTATTATAGGGCAGGATGAGATCATAAATAATCTTCTCATATCGCTCCTTTCAAGAGGGCACTGCCTGCTTGTTGGCGTGCCGGGGCTTGCAAAAACCCTGCTCATTAAAACCCTGGCTGAGGTCCTGCACCTGAAATTTAACCGTATACAGTTTACGCCCGACCTTATGCCGAGCGATATTACGGGTACGGAAATTATAGAGGAAGATCCGATTTCAAAAAGGAGATCTTTCAGATTTATGGAAGGACCGGTTTTTTCAAACATTATTCTGGCAGATGAAATCAACAGAACGCCTCCAAAGACGCAGGCTGCTTTGCTTGAGGCAATGCAGGAGCACAGGGTTACAGCTGCAGGCGTAACCTACGCTTTAAGCGAGCCCTTTTTCGTCCTGGCTACGCAGAACCCGATTGAGCAGGAAGGCACATACCCGCTTCCGGAAGCACAGCTGGACCGCTTTATGTTCAATCTCTGGCTTGATTACCCGACATTTGCTGAAGAGCTTGAAATTGTAAAATCCACAACCAGCCAGTACAAGGCTGAGCTGAATAAGGTTGTAACGGCTGAAGAGCTTATAAAATTTCAGGACCTTATACGCCGCGTTCCCGTGGCAGATAACGTCATTGAATATTCAGTTAAGCTTGTCAATAAAACGCGCCCGAAGCACAATGAGGCTCAGAAGTTTATTAAAGACTGGGTAAACTGGGGTGCTGGCCCGAGGGCCTCACAGTATCTTATACTTGCCGCCAAGGCAAAGGCTGTTATGGAAGGAAGGTTTACCCCGAATATTGAGGACGTTAAGTATGCCGTCATTCCGGTTTTAAGGCACCGCCTGATCGCAAACTTTAACGCCGAGGCTGACGGAGTGACTTCTGTGGACATAATCCGCCGCCTGATGGAAAACGTCTGAAATCAATAAAAAATGAAAAATTAAAAATTAAAAAGTAAAAACAAAAAGCCCCGGCTTGCAATAAAGTCCGGGGCTTTCTTCTAACCTTGAATCTCGAATCTGCGCTAGGCCCTAATAATTGTATAATTCTTATAAGCGTAATAAATCTCTTTTGCGGCTGTTCTTAGAACCGTTGCCGTGGGTACGGCCAGGAGCATCCCGAGAATTCCCCCGATCTGGCTTCCTGCAATAATCAGTACAATAATAATAATCGGGTGCATATCCACGCTTTTTGAAAAAACGTTCGGCTGAATCAGTCCGTTATCAACTGCATAAACACCCAGGAACATAATTATTATTTTAGGCAGCATCGAAAAATCACCGAACTGTGCAACTGAAATTATTATTGCCGGAATTCCCCCAATGATCGGTCCGAAGTAGGGGATAAGATGCCCCACACCGGCAACAATACCTATCGGAATTGCATTATTGATTCCAAGGAGTGAAAGCCCTATTCCGCTTAAAAGCCCCACCATAAACGCGTCAAAGAGCCAGCCTCTTACAAAACGCCCGAGCTGAATGCTGATCTGCCTGATGACATAATAAGACATTTCAAAATAGCGGTTGGGCACAATATTAATTATCCCTTTTACAATTGTCTTATTGTCCCTTAAAATAAAGAATGTCATAAAAGGCACAATTACAAGTACCGCTGCCAGTGAAAGGAGGCTCGATAAAAAGAAGGACATGCTGTTTAAGAAATCCATAACTATTCTGCCGGCAAAGCTTTCAATCCTGCTGTAGATCGTCCCCTGGCGTATAAAAGGAATGTATTTGGTCAGGTTTCTGTCCCAATCGTGAAGCGTTCCCTTCAGATTGGCGTGTCTTACAGATTCAATCAGTGTGGTCATCTGCTCTGAAAGTTCGGGTATGAGAAAATATATACCCAGGAAGAGCAGCAGGCTTCCTGTAACAAGAAGCATAAAAATTGCCCAGCCCCGGCTTAAACCCCTCTTCTCGAGAAAGCATACAAACGGGTGAAATATGAAGGTTAAAAGCACCGAAATTGCAAGCATGAGGAGTATATCAATAAACAGGTAAGCCAGATATATGGCCAGCGCGATGCCGAGAACTGTGAGTGTTACTCTTTTTATTTTGTTAAATGTAGTTTCAGACATATTTATACGTAAGTACTTTATTCAAAATACAAAAAAAATCCGCAACTTGTTAATGCTTGCCCGTTCTTTGTCATTTTTCCCGTATCTTTTTGCCGATTTAATGCCTCTTAATATAAGATTGCCGGGGAATTTTGTATATTTAAAGACACATTTATTAAAATATTACGGATAATAATATGGCAGAAATTGAATTATTGAACCAGATGAGACAGAAAGCTGCCCAGAGAAAGAAGACTATCGTTCTTCCTGAATCGCACGACGACCGCGTGCTGCAGGCAGCAGAAATTCTGGTAAAGGAAAAGATTGCAAATGTAATTACACTTGGAAATGAGGATAAGATTAGAGAAGATGCTAAAAGACTGGGTGTAGATCTTCAGGGCATTAGGATAATTGATCCTGAAAAATCGGAAAAACTGAGCGATTTTGCTAACATCTTCTACAACATGCGCAAGCAGAGGGGAAAAGAGATTCCAATTGAGAAAGCCCGCGACACCATAAAAAGGGATATCTTCTTCGGCGCAATGATGGTTAAAGAAGGCCTGGCCGACGGATCTGTTTCAGGTTCAACAGCTACAACAGCCGACGTTATGAGAGCTTCAATTATGGTTGTTGGAATGCCTCAGGGAATTTCAATTGTTTCAAGCTTTTTCCTCATGGTATTCCCGGAAAAAGTTTTCAGCTTTGCCGACTGCGCCGTAAACCCGAATCCGAACGCGGCTCAGCTTGCAGACATAGCAATTTCAACAGCTGAAAACCACAAAAAGCTTACAGGCGAAGAGCCTTACGTTGCAATGCTTTCTTTCTCGACCAAGGGAAGCGCAGATCACGAACTGGTTGACAAGG of Ignavibacteria bacterium contains these proteins:
- a CDS encoding parvulin peptidyl-prolyl isomerase; the protein is MKKFVLFVILIISSSLYAQEVLDKVVAVVDNEIIMKSELDFQTAQFAAQRNLNPDDQNLKKQVLNSIINDKLLYAQAQLDSVIVNDDEVNRRVDYQLEQFMQQFGSKEKVEQAYGMSTEKIKRVLRENTRKGLMSQMLIQKKFGQVESSRREVEDFFSQYKDSLGLIPEKYTIAHIFRTPRASDKVKESSLKLAQAILDSIKAGADFATMAKRYSEDPGTAQQGGDLGFSKRGRLVPEFESAAFALENGQLSDIVESPFGFHIIQLIEKRGETVHARHILIKIKSDQEADLKTIEFLSDLRDSVIRGLGKFEDYARKYSEDKESSKLGGLLGSFDVGQLDKSLTDVVGKMKQGEISYPKRMEMGNAIYGYHIVYVIKKTPQHRPDINQDYAEIKQIADYTKQEKMKAKWIDELKEKIYWEVRL
- a CDS encoding MoxR family ATPase yields the protein MKSEVQSSEDIQLVEQLNEAVGKVKREIGKVIIGQDEIINNLLISLLSRGHCLLVGVPGLAKTLLIKTLAEVLHLKFNRIQFTPDLMPSDITGTEIIEEDPISKRRSFRFMEGPVFSNIILADEINRTPPKTQAALLEAMQEHRVTAAGVTYALSEPFFVLATQNPIEQEGTYPLPEAQLDRFMFNLWLDYPTFAEELEIVKSTTSQYKAELNKVVTAEELIKFQDLIRRVPVADNVIEYSVKLVNKTRPKHNEAQKFIKDWVNWGAGPRASQYLILAAKAKAVMEGRFTPNIEDVKYAVIPVLRHRLIANFNAEADGVTSVDIIRRLMENV
- a CDS encoding AI-2E family transporter, which encodes MSETTFNKIKRVTLTVLGIALAIYLAYLFIDILLMLAISVLLTFIFHPFVCFLEKRGLSRGWAIFMLLVTGSLLLFLGIYFLIPELSEQMTTLIESVRHANLKGTLHDWDRNLTKYIPFIRQGTIYSRIESFAGRIVMDFLNSMSFFLSSLLSLAAVLVIVPFMTFFILRDNKTIVKGIINIVPNRYFEMSYYVIRQISIQLGRFVRGWLFDAFMVGLLSGIGLSLLGINNAIPIGIVAGVGHLIPYFGPIIGGIPAIIISVAQFGDFSMLPKIIIMFLGVYAVDNGLIQPNVFSKSVDMHPIIIIVLIIAGSQIGGILGMLLAVPTATVLRTAAKEIYYAYKNYTIIRA
- the pta gene encoding phosphate acetyltransferase, with translation MELLNQMRQKAAQRKKTIVLPESHDDRVLQAAEILVKEKIANVITLGNEDKIREDAKRLGVDLQGIRIIDPEKSEKLSDFANIFYNMRKQRGKEIPIEKARDTIKRDIFFGAMMVKEGLADGSVSGSTATTADVMRASIMVVGMPQGISIVSSFFLMVFPEKVFSFADCAVNPNPNAAQLADIAISTAENHKKLTGEEPYVAMLSFSTKGSADHELVDKVREATKIAQEKRPDLNIDGELQFDAAIVNGIGQKKAPGSKVAGRANVLVFPDLQAGNIGYKIAQRLGGAEAIGPISQGLSKPFFDLSRGCSPSDIVNTAAIACLMA